From the Limosilactobacillus panis genome, one window contains:
- a CDS encoding MFS transporter — MKKKSLFKNPFYRFDSLNILLFFTAWGIWWSFFQIWLTNTLHFSGEQVGTIYSFNSAITLILMFVYGAIQDRLRLKRHLLIFCSVMEMLLGPFFTWLYAPLLHSSFYLGTFLGSLYLSFAFLAASPTFEAVTERISRRYRFEYGQARSWGSFGYAVSALLAGFLFTISPNLVFWLSSFIALLLFLLLVFVHPEKNQKMIDLYENKIENAKESSTASPKEIVGVFKMKALWQIIIYIIFSTPLGDLRDYIGYSHTFLVISGITLIAGIYANFILKKDNVDVNGQPLSKD; from the coding sequence ATGAAAAAGAAAAGCTTATTCAAGAACCCCTTTTACCGGTTTGATTCGTTAAACATCCTCCTCTTCTTCACTGCCTGGGGAATCTGGTGGTCATTCTTCCAAATCTGGCTGACCAACACCCTCCACTTCTCCGGTGAACAGGTGGGGACCATTTACTCATTTAACTCCGCCATCACCCTGATTTTGATGTTTGTTTACGGAGCCATCCAGGACCGCCTCAGATTAAAACGGCACCTGCTGATTTTCTGTTCCGTCATGGAAATGCTGCTTGGCCCATTCTTTACTTGGCTTTACGCCCCGCTACTCCACAGTAGTTTCTACCTCGGGACCTTCCTGGGTTCCCTCTACCTGTCATTTGCCTTCCTAGCTGCTTCTCCAACATTTGAAGCGGTCACGGAACGGATTAGCCGGCGTTACCGGTTTGAATACGGCCAGGCCCGGTCATGGGGTTCCTTCGGGTACGCGGTTTCTGCCCTGCTCGCTGGTTTTCTCTTCACCATTAGCCCCAACCTGGTCTTCTGGCTCTCATCATTTATCGCCCTGCTACTCTTCTTACTCTTGGTATTTGTCCACCCCGAGAAGAACCAAAAGATGATTGACCTCTACGAAAACAAGATTGAAAACGCCAAGGAAAGCTCAACTGCTTCACCTAAGGAAATTGTCGGTGTCTTCAAGATGAAGGCCCTATGGCAGATCATCATTTATATCATCTTCTCCACCCCCCTCGGTGACCTGCGGGACTACATCGGTTACAGCCACACCTTCCTGGTTATCTCAGGGATCACGCTGATTGCCGGGATCTACGCAAACTTCATCCTGAAGAAGGATAACGTTGACGTTAACGGTCAGCCGTTAAGTAAGGACTAA
- a CDS encoding ATP-binding cassette domain-containing protein has protein sequence MNIVEVRNLTFAFNHQSPVLDRVTVNFPAQQTALLTGPSGCGKSTFLRLLAGLLPKYGGQVSGGQITFPSGQPTIGMLFQDPLTQFALDTPRHELEFVLENQRVPHDKIADRVQAALDFCQITGLANRKITSLSGGQQQRVALAVIIARQADILLLDEPFANIDEANRHFLMAQLGKLVTGHGVTLIIADHDCHGYQALAPRIYDFTDHHIVGLSPAASRQRLVAADKAATRQLAFAAPQPAAPHVFELNNVILSRGNQQLLNIEQLAIIKDKITLVTGPNGTGKSTFFQALTKLIPFRGQITYQGQTINRIKDRHYRQEVGLVFQRANDQFIDVTVKEELELSAQNGCHPYFKAHLQDALKALGLNNLGDRVVYSLSGGQRKKLQLLVMLMMEQAVLLLDEPFAGLDHASLQAVYQLIRTAQVTKPQTILIVSHQLDQIDQLADFHLILHDHRLTYQGALTHES, from the coding sequence ATGAACATTGTTGAAGTCCGCAACTTAACATTTGCCTTTAACCACCAGTCCCCCGTCCTTGACCGGGTCACGGTTAACTTTCCTGCCCAGCAGACCGCCCTGTTAACGGGACCGTCGGGTTGTGGGAAGTCGACCTTCCTCCGTCTCTTAGCGGGCCTTTTGCCCAAGTATGGTGGGCAAGTTAGCGGGGGCCAAATTACCTTTCCCAGTGGGCAACCAACGATTGGGATGCTCTTTCAGGACCCCCTAACCCAGTTTGCCCTCGATACCCCCCGCCACGAGCTTGAATTCGTTCTTGAAAACCAGCGGGTCCCGCACGATAAAATTGCCGACCGGGTTCAGGCGGCCCTCGACTTTTGCCAAATTACGGGCCTGGCAAACCGTAAGATCACCTCGTTATCTGGTGGCCAGCAACAACGGGTAGCCCTGGCGGTCATCATCGCCCGGCAGGCGGACATTCTCCTTCTTGACGAGCCCTTTGCCAATATCGACGAAGCAAACCGACACTTTTTAATGGCGCAGCTCGGCAAACTGGTAACCGGACACGGTGTTACCCTGATTATCGCTGATCACGACTGCCACGGCTATCAAGCCCTCGCACCCCGAATCTACGACTTCACTGACCACCATATCGTGGGTCTTTCGCCCGCCGCTAGTCGGCAACGGCTGGTGGCTGCTGATAAGGCTGCAACCCGGCAGCTGGCCTTTGCCGCCCCCCAACCGGCTGCACCGCACGTCTTCGAACTCAACAATGTCATTCTTTCACGTGGCAATCAGCAGTTATTAAATATCGAGCAGTTAGCAATCATTAAGGACAAAATTACCCTGGTCACCGGTCCCAACGGCACTGGTAAATCAACATTTTTCCAGGCCCTTACTAAGTTGATCCCCTTCCGTGGACAAATTACTTACCAGGGTCAAACAATTAACCGAATCAAGGACCGCCACTACCGGCAAGAGGTCGGACTCGTCTTTCAGCGGGCCAATGACCAATTCATTGACGTGACGGTCAAAGAGGAACTAGAATTAAGTGCCCAAAATGGCTGTCACCCCTACTTCAAGGCCCACCTGCAGGACGCTCTTAAAGCCCTCGGTTTAAATAATCTTGGTGACCGGGTCGTCTACTCCCTTAGCGGGGGACAGCGGAAAAAGCTGCAGCTCCTGGTAATGCTCATGATGGAGCAGGCAGTCCTCCTCCTTGATGAACCGTTCGCCGGCTTGGACCATGCTTCCCTCCAGGCGGTCTATCAACTTATCAGGACCGCCCAGGTAACAAAGCCGCAGACAATTCTCATCGTCAGTCACCAGCTTGACCAGATCGATCAGCTGGCAGATTTCCACCTAATCCTCCATGACCACCGACTAACTTATCAGGGGGCTCTTACCCATGAATCCTAG
- a CDS encoding energy-coupling factor transporter transmembrane protein EcfT, which translates to MNPSLKLIFALIISLEITFTTHLTGNLLIIFGALLVLAYHRVSPHKVTKLALITLIPAAALFVTMAFFSPGHNVFFAWVLVSRLYCYVLVGGAVTLTTDKLTLIRSLEQNCHLPSKFAYGFLAALNLVPRIRQAVVTIRVAGQMRGVNLHWWSPTLYFKAILSAIQWSDQLAQAMETHGFVEGAPRTVAQPINITKRDWLLLIAGLALIQLVLIALP; encoded by the coding sequence ATGAATCCTAGTCTTAAACTCATCTTTGCCCTGATTATTTCCCTGGAAATAACCTTTACCACCCACCTGACGGGAAACCTGTTAATAATCTTCGGCGCCTTACTGGTCCTGGCTTACCACCGGGTTAGTCCGCACAAGGTCACGAAGCTGGCCCTCATTACCCTAATCCCGGCCGCAGCCCTGTTCGTTACCATGGCCTTCTTCTCCCCCGGGCACAACGTCTTCTTTGCCTGGGTCCTGGTCAGCCGGCTTTACTGTTATGTCCTCGTCGGCGGTGCAGTGACCCTCACCACTGATAAGCTGACCCTGATTCGTTCCCTCGAGCAGAATTGTCACCTCCCGAGTAAGTTTGCCTACGGGTTTCTGGCCGCACTAAACCTGGTCCCCCGGATAAGGCAGGCGGTCGTCACCATCCGGGTCGCCGGCCAGATGCGGGGAGTTAACCTTCACTGGTGGTCACCCACCCTCTACTTCAAGGCCATTCTCTCCGCAATTCAGTGGTCAGACCAACTAGCCCAGGCAATGGAAACGCATGGCTTTGTCGAGGGGGCGCCACGGACCGTCGCCCAACCAATTAATATTACCAAGCGGGATTGGCTACTTCTGATTGCTGGTCTTGCTCTTATCCAACTAGTATTAATTGCGCTCCCCTAA
- a CDS encoding cytochrome b5 domain-containing protein, producing MAEKTFTKNELAQYDGQNGKPAYVAVQGIVYDVSDKAAWQGGKHHGNVAGQDLTAVLLKKSPHGDRVLKGLPVVGKMND from the coding sequence ATGGCTGAAAAAACATTTACGAAAAACGAATTGGCACAGTACGATGGCCAAAATGGTAAACCGGCTTATGTCGCCGTGCAGGGGATTGTTTACGATGTCTCGGATAAGGCCGCTTGGCAGGGGGGTAAGCACCATGGTAACGTTGCCGGACAGGACCTGACCGCTGTCCTATTAAAAAAATCGCCTCATGGTGACCGGGTCTTGAAGGGTCTACCAGTGGTTGGAAAAATGAATGATTAA
- a CDS encoding sucrose-6-phosphate hydrolase has protein sequence MRQIDESRVAKVTNTRYREHYHIQTPAGWLNDPNGLCFFKGYYHVFYQFHPYSAEWGPMHWGHVRSKDLVHWENLPVALVPGDPEDSGGCFSGSAIVKRDRLYLVYTGHHYYDDGNQDHSWEDQNVAYSDDGIHFTKYAGNPVIKTPADNSQDFRDPKVWEHDGQYYLVLGSRKQANNRARILLYQSSDLLNWQSCGPITESQNIALEGSMWECPDFFRLNGQDIIACSPMGIKPQRHRFLNLSQAGYFVGQLDYDQAHFEHYNLHLLDYGHNFYAPQSFLTPDGRRIQFAWFSSFDKPMPEQADGWAGALTLPHELVMCGNRLGAIPAQETTRLRTGKDLNTSAIIHSPHQLAVTDPQHTEWDLIFDLTGNDGQVSWQIANNDETLVSLCYDQSSGEVTVHQHNQTSDRYATVGHVHQLRARIFVDTSSVEIFLNDGAATFTERYYNDQQPVMTTVAANRPTATAIKAYTLNMKG, from the coding sequence TTGCGGCAAATTGATGAATCACGGGTAGCCAAAGTTACGAATACCCGCTATCGTGAACATTACCATATCCAAACACCAGCCGGTTGGTTGAACGATCCCAATGGTCTTTGCTTCTTCAAAGGCTATTACCATGTTTTCTACCAGTTTCATCCTTACTCTGCTGAGTGGGGCCCGATGCACTGGGGTCACGTCCGTAGTAAAGATTTAGTTCATTGGGAAAATTTACCAGTCGCCCTGGTCCCCGGTGACCCCGAAGACTCCGGGGGGTGTTTTTCCGGGTCGGCCATCGTCAAAAGAGACCGCCTCTACCTGGTTTACACGGGACACCACTATTATGATGACGGCAACCAAGATCACTCCTGGGAAGACCAGAACGTGGCCTACAGTGACGACGGCATCCACTTTACCAAGTACGCGGGTAACCCCGTGATTAAGACCCCGGCGGACAACAGTCAGGACTTCCGAGATCCCAAGGTCTGGGAGCACGACGGTCAGTACTACCTGGTTCTCGGTAGTCGGAAGCAGGCAAATAACCGCGCCCGCATCCTCCTCTACCAGTCTAGCGACCTGCTTAATTGGCAATCCTGCGGCCCCATCACCGAGTCGCAGAATATCGCGCTTGAGGGTTCGATGTGGGAGTGCCCGGATTTCTTCCGGCTTAACGGTCAGGACATTATTGCCTGCTCACCGATGGGAATCAAGCCCCAGCGGCATCGTTTCCTCAACCTAAGTCAGGCCGGGTACTTTGTGGGCCAACTGGACTATGATCAAGCCCACTTCGAACACTACAACCTCCACCTGTTGGATTACGGGCACAACTTTTACGCGCCCCAGTCGTTTTTGACACCAGACGGCCGGCGAATCCAGTTTGCTTGGTTCAGCTCCTTTGACAAACCGATGCCAGAGCAGGCTGACGGCTGGGCCGGGGCCCTGACATTGCCGCACGAACTCGTGATGTGCGGTAACCGTCTGGGCGCTATTCCCGCCCAGGAAACGACCCGGTTGCGCACGGGGAAAGATCTTAATACTTCAGCAATTATTCATTCACCGCACCAACTTGCGGTTACTGACCCCCAGCACACCGAGTGGGACCTGATCTTCGATCTGACAGGTAACGACGGGCAGGTCAGTTGGCAGATTGCCAATAATGACGAGACTTTGGTTAGCCTGTGTTACGACCAATCATCCGGTGAGGTGACGGTACACCAGCATAACCAGACTAGTGACCGCTACGCCACGGTTGGTCATGTCCACCAGCTGCGGGCCCGGATCTTTGTTGATACTAGTTCGGTCGAAATTTTTCTTAACGACGGTGCAGCCACCTTTACTGAGCGCTACTACAACGACCAGCAACCGGTTATGACCACGGTTGCTGCTAATCGGCCAACCGCTACCGCCATCAAAGCTTACACTCTTAACATGAAAGGATAA
- a CDS encoding DUF4870 domain-containing protein → MDNNTSLTTRIVNALSYFSIFFLPVIFPLIVWIVARASEEPSITANARKAFWSQIFPLIYGIFAILVLSLSVFQDFTAHGGALFGILLTFALLIALLLFIYNVAMGVKMLLGRE, encoded by the coding sequence ATGGATAATAATACTAGTCTAACAACCCGAATCGTTAACGCGCTTTCTTACTTCAGCATTTTCTTCTTACCGGTCATCTTCCCCCTAATCGTGTGGATCGTTGCCCGGGCAAGTGAGGAGCCATCCATTACTGCCAACGCACGAAAGGCTTTTTGGAGTCAAATTTTCCCGCTCATCTACGGAATCTTCGCCATCCTCGTGCTTAGCTTGAGTGTCTTCCAGGACTTCACCGCCCATGGTGGTGCCCTGTTTGGTATCTTATTAACCTTCGCATTACTGATTGCCCTCCTCCTCTTCATCTACAATGTCGCGATGGGGGTGAAGATGCTTCTCGGGCGGGAATGA